The following DNA comes from Pseudomonas triticicola.
GATTTCACCCGTTCGTTCCCACTCGAGCGCTACGGCAACACGCCTGAAGCGCTGGCGCAGTGGGAAGAAGCACGGCGCAAGAATCCCCCGCTGTCGCACCCGGTGATTCGCACCCATCCGGTCAGTGGGCGGCGCTCGCTGTTCGTCAATGAAGGGTTCACTTCGAAGATCAACGAACTGACGGAAACCGAGAGCGAGGCGATTCTGAAGTTTCTGTTCGCCCACGCGACACGGCCGGAATTCACCATTCGCTGGCGCTGGCAGAAAGACGACATCGCCTTCTGGGATAACCGCGTGACGCAGCATTACGCGGTGGATGATTACCGACCGGCGCGGCGGGTGATGCAGCGGGCGACGGTGTTGGGGGATGTGCCGTTTTTTCGCTGAGCCTGATCAAGATCAAAAGCCCCTCACCCTAGCCCTCTCCCAGAGGGAGAGGGGACTGACCGAGCTGATTGCGCGAACTATATCGACCTGAAATATCGGGTTGAACTCAATTCTTGAAAAGCACGAAGATCGGCTCCCTTTCCCCCTCGCCCCTTGGGGAGAGGGCTGGGGTGAGGGGGTTGGATCTTGCAGACCCAACCTAATCGCCATTACTCCGCCGTAGAAGGCTTCTCCCAAAGATTGATCCCGCCCTCCTGGGCAAACCGATCAATCTCCGCCAGCTCTTCAGCACTGAAATTCAGATTCTTCAGCGCCCCGACGTTCTCGATGATCTGCTCCGGCCGGCTCGCGCCGATCAGTGCCGAGGTCACTCGTGGATCACGCAAAGTCCACGCAAGTGCCAGTTGCGCCAGGCTCTGCCCGCGACGCTGGGCGATTTCGTTCAACGCTCGCACGTGGGCGATGTTGGCCTCGGACAAGTGCGAAGCCTGCAGCGAACCACCGCCCGGACGATTGACCCGCGCATCCGCCGGCACGCCGTTGAGGTATTTGTCGGTGAGCAAGCCCTGCGCCAGCGGCGTAAACGCGATGACGCCCGTGCCGAGTTCATCGGTGGTATCGAGCAGGTCCTTTTCCACCCAGCGATTGAGCAGGTTGTACGCCGGCTGATGAATCAGCAGCGGCACTTTCCACTCTTTCAGCAGCGCGGCCATCTCGCGGGTTTTCACCCCGGAATAGGACGAGATGCCGATGTACAAAGCCTTGCCCTGCTGCACGGCGGTGGCGAGGGCGCTGGCGGTTTCTTCCAGTGGAGTGTCCGGGTCGAAGCGGTGCGAGTAGAAGATGTCCACATAGTCCAGGCCGAGGCGTTGCAGGCTCTGGTCGAGGCTGGCCAGTACGTATTTGCGCGAACCGCCGCCCTGGCCGTACGGGCCGGGCCACATGTCCCAACCGGCCTTGCTGGAGATGATCAACTCGTCGCGATATTGCTTGAAGTCTTCGCGCAGCAGGCGACCGAAATTGATCTCGGCGCTGCCGTATGGCGGGCCGTAGTTGTTGGCCAGATCGAAATGGTTGATGCCCAGATCGAACGCGGTGCGCAGCAAGGCACGCTGGGTTTCGATCGGAGTGCTGTCGCCAAAGTTGTGCCAGAGGCCCAGCGACAATGCCGGCAGCACCAGACCGCTGCGGCCGACGCGGCGGTAAGGAATGGAGTCGTAGCGGTGTTCGGCAGCGGTGTAAGTCATCGAATCCTCTCTTGTTTGATTAACAGCAGATTGAGGGTGAAACCAAACTCTGTGGCGAGGGGATTTATCCCCGATGGGTGGCGAAGCCGCCCCAAAACCTGAAACCTCGGCGAATCAGGTGTACCGAGTGCGCTGGTTTTACGACTGCTTCGCAGCCGAACGGGGATAAATCCCCTCACCACAAAAGCTCTACCAATCATGCGAAGCGGTTTACAGGTCGGGCGAGCCCCAGGTTCTGCCGCAACGTCCGGCCTTCATATCCAGTTCTGAACAACCCGTCCAGCATACGCCCAAGCGGCGCGACGCCGACCTCGGGTTCGACCAATTGCTGAAACGTTTCACATTTTTTCCTGCGCTTCAGCCTCGCTGGAGATTGGCGTGCTGGCGGCAACGCGGGTGCTGGAAAGCCCTGAGGTAATGCCGAGCGACGAAGTGCAACGACTGAACCTGCTGCGATACCAAGTGATCGAACGCGAAAGCACCTGACTGCGGGAGCGAGCAGGCTCGTTCCCGCAGAATCTGCGTCATACCGACAATTCGCGCAGCGCAGCGGCCGCCAGAAATCCGGACCGGGAACGGTAGCGCCGGTCTCGACGGACAGTCTGGTCAATACGTTCCAGCAACTGCTCGGGCAATGTGGCATTGAAGCGCACTGATTTGCC
Coding sequences within:
- the mgrA gene encoding L-glyceraldehyde 3-phosphate reductase; amino-acid sequence: MTYTAAEHRYDSIPYRRVGRSGLVLPALSLGLWHNFGDSTPIETQRALLRTAFDLGINHFDLANNYGPPYGSAEINFGRLLREDFKQYRDELIISSKAGWDMWPGPYGQGGGSRKYVLASLDQSLQRLGLDYVDIFYSHRFDPDTPLEETASALATAVQQGKALYIGISSYSGVKTREMAALLKEWKVPLLIHQPAYNLLNRWVEKDLLDTTDELGTGVIAFTPLAQGLLTDKYLNGVPADARVNRPGGGSLQASHLSEANIAHVRALNEIAQRRGQSLAQLALAWTLRDPRVTSALIGASRPEQIIENVGALKNLNFSAEELAEIDRFAQEGGINLWEKPSTAE